Part of the Actinomyces howellii genome, GCACGCTCACGACGACGGTCGCCGTCGCACCGACCGTCGGAGCCGCCTTTCCCGGGCCCGCGCGAGCACCCGCGCTCCGGCCGTCGGATCAGGCATGCTCATCACCCCGTGCCTGAGTCCACGCGAGCACCCTGCGGGAACCGACCAACGCTCGCTGAGCCCTGCCGGGATCACGTCTCAGGGTCGCCAGGTGTCACTGTGGACCACAATCGGGCTCCGACAGCCTCCTCGGTCATCAGAGAATCGGCGTGATTCCAGGGTTTTCCGGGTTGCGCGGCGGCTCGCGCCCCTGTGGGCCCGGACGATTGTGGTCCACAGTGACACTCTCGTGGTGCACGACCGCCCTGTCGCCCGCCGACGAGTGCCTCCGCGCTCGGCCGGGTCGTGTCCCCAGGCTGGCACCCCTGGAACCCCTGATGATTGATTCCACGGGGGCGGTGGTGGTGGGCGGTCGGTGAGTGCGGGGTGGCGGCGTCGAGGGGGCTGTCCGGCGAGATGGTGGTGGTCGGGCGGGCAGGTCGCGCGGGACCTCGCGCTCGTCGTTAGTCAGTGAGTACGGGGCTTCGCGGTGAGACCAGGGGTCGGTCAGTGAGTACGGGGCTTCGCGCTGAGACCAGGGGTCGGTCAGTGAGTACGGGGCTTTGCGGTGAGACCGGGGGTCTGCGCCCCGGTCTCACCGCAAAGCCCCGTTTTCACCGACACAGCCCCGTACTCGTGCGTCCCGGCCCGCGCCCCCGCACCACCCGTGGAATCAATCATCTAGGCCCGACGCCGGAGGGCGATGGTCCCTCCCGCGACGAGCGAGGCGGCCACCACGAGCAGCAGCGCGGTCCCCGGCCCGGTGCGGGCCAGACCGCCCCGAGTAGCCCCCGGCCCCGACGAGGCGCTCACCGACCCCGGACGCACGCTCACCACGACGGTCGCGGTCGCAGCCGCTGTCGGGACCCCAGTCGCGCCCGGATCGGCACTTGCGCTCGGCGCTGCCGTCGCACCCGCTGTCGGGACCCCGGTCGGGCTGCCGGTCGCACCTGCCGTCGCGCTCGGCTCGGCGCTCGGCCCGGCACTCGCGCTCGGCGCCGCCGTCGGGGTGCCGGTCGCACCCGCCGTCGCGCTCGGCGCTGCCGTCGCGCTCGGCTCGGCACTCGGGCCCGCCGACCCGGCGTCGTTCCACACGAGGTGAGTGACCGGGTCGTAGAAGAAGGTCACCGTCCCGCCAGCCGTCGTGTAGGTGATGTTGGGGCCGTCGGCCACGCCGTCGGCGCCGTAGTTGACCTCCCAGCTGCCCCCGATGGCCACCTTGTACTCGTAGGTGCCCGCGGGCAGGTCGAAGGACCCGGTGTAGAGGCCGGTGGCGGGGTCGAGGCTCAGGGCCGCGGCGGCGCAGTCCGGCTGCCAGTCACCGGGGCAGCCCATGGCCGCGTTGTGGCTCCCCGGGACGGTCACCTCGACCGAGGCGTCGGGGTCGGGTGCCGTGCCGCTCAGGTTCGCCCCGACGACGGCCAGAGCGGAGTCGGCGGCCCGGTTGCCGGCCGCGTCAGTGGTCACCGCACGCAGCTCGAGGACGGTTCCGGCCGGAAGCCCGCTCACGTCGGCGAAGACGCGCGGGGTCGTGTCCTCGGCCGTGCCCAGGGCCGTCCACTCCTGGGTGCCGAGCTCACGGTAGGAGAAGCTCGTCTCAGCCCAGCGGTGGGGGGTCGTCGTCGCCGCCACCTCGGCGCTCGCCCCGCTCAGGGCGGCACCCTCGACTCCGGTGAGCGTCACCGAGGGCGAGCCGGCCGCCACGGTGCGGTCGGCGACGAGGACGACCGCACCCAGAGCCGGGACGGTCAGTGTCACCTCGCCCTGGGCGTCGGCGGTCACCGGGGCGTGGTCGCCGTAGAGCGAGGAGTAGGTGGCCCCGGGGGTGAGCGTGGTCAGGGTGACGGTGCGCTCCTCGTCCGCGTTGTTGAGGGCGACGAGGTGCTCGACCTTCTCGTGCCGGTCGACCCTGGCGAAGGCGTAGACCCCGGCGCCGTCCTCGGCGTAGAGCTCGATCTGCGAGCCGGTCGACAGGGCCGGGTGCGCGGCGCGCAGGGCCGCCAGGCCCGAGATGTGCTGGTAGAGCGGCGAGGAGGTGTCGTAGCGGTCGGTCGAGCCGGCGGTCGTGCCGTCCACGAGCGGCTGCTCGGCGTACTCGGCGACCTGGGTGGCGAACACGTCCTGGCGCGCGTTCTTGTCCGACCCGTCGCCCACGCCGACGAAGCCCTGCTCGTCCCCGTAGTAAACGACGGGCTGACCTCGGGTGAGGAACATGAGGGAGTGGGCCAGCGCGTCGCGGCGCAGCGTCTCGGGCCCGACCGCACCTCCGGCCAGGAGGTAGCCGACCCGTCCCATGTCGTGGTTGCCCAGGAAGGTGGGCAGTCCAGCGGCGCTCGTCGTGGGGGTCGTGTAGTAGTCGTCGGTGGCGAACATGCCCGACAGCCCCTGGGCCGAGTAGCCCCTGGCGAAGCTGACGGCGGCGGACTGGAAGGCGAAGTCGAGGGTGGCGTCCATGCCGGTGGAGCGCACGTAGGGGCTCAGCTTGCGTGCGTCGGCGTCGTAGACCTCCCCGAAGGTGAAAAAGTCGGGGTTGGTCGCCGCGGCGTGCGCGTCGATCGTCGCGGTCCACGACTCCCAGAACTCCATGTTGACGTGCTTGACGGTGTCGATGCGGAAGCCGTCGACGCCGAAGTCCATCCAGGCGGTGTAGATGTCCTCGAAGGCGGCCACCACCCGCGGGTCCTCGGTCATGAGGTCGTCCAGCCCGACGAAGTCGCCCATGGTCACCGACTCCCCGGTCCACGTCGAGTCACCCCGGTTGTGGTAGAGGCTCACGTCGTTGAGGACGTCGGGGACGACGTCGCCGGTGCGCACCGGCGTGTAGGGGAAGGACGTCGCCGGGTCGAGCCTCGGGAAGTCGGCCGACCCTGCCGCCGCCGAGATGTCGACGACCTGTCCTGCGGCGTCGGTGTAGGGGACGGTGGCCGTGTCGACGTAGGAGTACTGGCCCTCGGCGTAGTCGATGAGGTCGGCGGTGTGGTTCGTGATGATGTCGAGGTAGAGCCTCATCCCCCTGGCGTGGAGGGCGTCGCGCAGGGCGGCCAGCGACTCGTTGCCCCCCAGGTGCGGGTCGATGCTCGTGAAGTCGGTGATCCAGTAGCCGTGGTAGCCCGCCGAGGCGTTGTCCCCGGTTCCCTGGACGGGCCGGTTGGTGAAGGAGGGGGTCAGCCAGATCGCGGTGGTGCCCAGGGACTGGATGTAGTCGAGGTTCTCGATGATGCCGGCGATGTCCCCGCCGTGGTAGTAGCCCTTGTCCGTCGGGTCCAGCCCCGTGACCTCGGGGCCGCCGACGAGCCCGCCGGAGTCGTTGGAGGGGTCGCCGTTGGCGAAGCGGTCGGTCAGGACGAAGTAGAAGGTCTCGTCGGTGCCCTCGCGGGCCGGGTCGGCCACGAGCGCGGCGTCCGAGGCCGGGTCGTAGTCGCCCGACAGGGCCGAGCTGCGCACCGCCAGGCGGTGGGACTCGACGTCCCAGCTCAGGGTGAGCTCGGCGTCCGCGGCCAGGCGCAGGGGGATGTTCGCCCCGTCCTGGACGCCGTCTGCGCCGTAGGACACCGCCCAGCCGCCGTCGAGGGCGACCTTGATCTCCCACGAGCCCGCGGGCACGAGCACCGTCATCGTGTACAGGCCGTCCGAGTCGGGGTCGGTCATGGCGGTGGCGGCGCAGGCCGGGTCCCAGTCCTCGGCGCAGCCGAGCTCGCTCTGGAGGCTGCCGACGAGCGTGACGGCGGAGGGTGCCGCCTGTGCCTGCGGGACCACGGCCTGCACCGTCAGAGGCAGGGCCAGGGCGAGGGCCGTCAGCACCGCCAGGAGGCTGGGCCGACGCCGGGAACGGCGCCGTGGGAGCGGCTGCAAGGACTGAAAACGCACGATGACTCCTTCGTCTGTGTCGTGCAGCGCGGGGCCGGCGGCCCCGACGGAGCAGGGATCATGCCCGGTGGGATCAAGCGAGATCGGGAATGAGACGTAGGTTACGCGACGGTCACGGCATCTGCAAGGGCTGCAAGGCCCCTCGGCCAGCTCCCGTCCTCGACCGTCCTCAACCGCCGGCGCCCTCCGTCGTCTCCGTCATCTCCGTAGCCTCAGCCTCCGCAGCCTCCACCGCCCCGACCGGCCCGGGCGGGACCGCCTCGCCGCCTCAGGGGCGCAGGCCCCGCAGGTAGGTGTCGACGAGCCAGTCCTGCCAGCCGGGGACGACCTCGTCGACGAACCGGCCCAGCGGCCTGGAGATCTGGGCGAGCCCGACCTGGAAGCGGGTGACGTCGACCTCCTCGCGCACGAGCCCCTCCGCCTTGGCCAGCGACAGCGCGCCGTCGAGCCTGTCGAGGCCGTCGTTCCTCATGGTGATGAGCCAGGGGTTGTCCTCCAGCAGCGCGGGGTCGGCGGCCATCTGGGGGATGATCCCGCCCAGCCGCAGGCCGACGAGCTCGGTGACGAAGGCCCGCCAGCGCCGCGCGGCCTCCACCGCGGGGTCCGCCGCCTCGTAGGCGCTCACGGCCTCGGACACCCGGGCGTGCACGTGCTCGGCGACACCGCGCAGAAGACTGACCCGGTCGGGGAAGTGCCGGTAGAGGGTGCCGATGCCCACCCCCGCCCTGGAGGCGACCGCCCGGAGCGAGACGCTCGGGCCGACGTCGGCATAGAGGCTGACGGCGGCCCTCACGATGGCCTCACGGTTGGCGACGGCGTCTGCGCGCACGGTCATCTCCTGTCTGCCCGAGGACCTTCTGCGGAGAGTAGCCCACCCGGCGCCCAGGCCGGCCGACCCCGGCCCCCAGGCAGGCAGGGCCCGAGCCGGTGGCGCGCTCCACGGAGACCCGGCCGTTCCGCCACCCGCCCCGACCCCCAGGCCACCCAGCCGCCCGGCCACGTCGACGCTCACCGCCGCAGTCGGTGGCGCGCACCGCAGTCGGCCGGGTTGCCCCCACCCCTAAGCGGAGTGATACGCTCCGTTTTAATTCGGAGCAGATCGCTCCGCTTAGCGACAAGGAGTGCGTCATGCCCTCTTCCTCCCAGACGCCGGCACGCGGGGCCAGGACCCTCGTCGCCGCCGTCGTCGGCGTCCCGGTCGTCATCGTCCTCATGCTGCTGGCCTTCCTCACGCCGGCGATCAACTCGGGAGCCGACGACCTGCCGCTGGCCGTTGCCGCACCCGAGGCCGCCCAGGAGCAGCTGAGCGCCTCGCTGGAGAGCGCCGCCCCCGGAGCCTTCGACGTCATCGTCGTCTCGGACGCGCAGGCCGTCACGGAGGCGGTCACCGAGCGCGAGGCGATCGGCGGGATCATCGTGAGCGCCGAGGGAACCGAGGTGATCACCGCCTCGGGCGCCGGCACCCCCTACGCCTCGATGCTCACGAACCTGGCCACCGGCCTGCGGGCGCAGCAGGCAGCGGCCGCGCAGGAGGCCGCACAGGCCGCGCAGGCGGACCCCACCTCGCAGGCGGCTGCCGCGCAGGCCGCCCAGGCGGCGGCGCAGACCGTGACCGTGACCGACGTCGCCCCCCTGACCGATGAGGACCCCATGGGGGTCGCGCTCAGCTCGCTCGGCCTGCCCCTCGTCTTCGGCGGCATGGCCACGAGCATCCTGTTGTCGGTGGTCATCAGGACCTCGTGGTGGAAGCGGGCCCTGTCCGCCGTCACGATCGCGGGGCTCGGCGCCCTCCTGGCGGTCCTCGTCCTCCAGACCTGGTTCGGCGCCATCGCAGGGCCCTTCGCGATGACCTAGCTCGGACTCACCCTCGGCATCAGCGCCATCTCGCTGACGATCATCGGCCTCGAAGCGGTCCTGGGCTACGCGGGCGTCGGTCTTGGCGCGGTCACGATGCTCTTCGTGTCCAACCCCCTGTCGGGGCTGGCCACGGGCTGGCAGTGGCTACCCAGCGGATGGGGCGAGCTCGGCCAGCTGCTCCCGGTGGGAGCCGCGGGCACCTTCCTGCGCTCGGTCGCGTACTTCGACGGCGCGGGCGCGGGCGCCTCCCCGTGGGTGCTCGCGGCATGGTGTACCGCCGGCGCGCTCCTGCTCGTCCTCGGGGCGTGGCGCAGCTCCCGCCAAAAGGCCTGAGCGGAGCCCTCACAGCCACCCCGATTACGTCGAACACGTCACTGTGAGCCCGACTACCCTCCTGTGACCGGGGTAGTCGGGCTCACGGTGACGTGTTCGCCATCGTGGCGCCCGGTGCACGCTACTCCCACAGGCCGCGCACCCGTGAGGCGCTGCGCACGACATGGTCGGGGAAGTGCGTCATGAGCCGTCCCGCCAGCGCAGCCTCGTCGCGCAGGTCCTCCCAGGTCACACGCTCAAAGCGCCAGCCCAGCGCGGTCACGAGGTCCTGCCGTCGCTTTTCCTCCCACAGGTCGTTGTTGCGCTCGTACTTCGCCCGTCCGTCGAACTCGACGGCGAGGCGCAGGTCCGGCCAGGCGAGGTCGATGAAGAACTCCGACATCCGGCCCCCAGGGCCGCTGGGGGTGACGGGCCGCTGCAGCACCGGGGCGGGCAGGCCCAGGGTGAGGACGAAACGGCGCAGAACCGACTCTCCCGGCGACTCGGCGTAGGGGCTCGCGATGGCCGCCACCGCCCGGGCGCGCGCGGCGCCTCGGCGCGGACCCTGCGCTTCCACCGCGGCGAGCAGCTCC contains:
- a CDS encoding TetR/AcrR family transcriptional regulator, giving the protein MRADAVANREAIVRAAVSLYADVGPSVSLRAVASRAGVGIGTLYRHFPDRVSLLRGVAEHVHARVSEAVSAYEAADPAVEAARRWRAFVTELVGLRLGGIIPQMAADPALLEDNPWLITMRNDGLDRLDGALSLAKAEGLVREEVDVTRFQVGLAQISRPLGRFVDEVVPGWQDWLVDTYLRGLRP
- a CDS encoding alpha-amylase family glycosyl hydrolase, which produces MRFQSLQPLPRRRSRRRPSLLAVLTALALALPLTVQAVVPQAQAAPSAVTLVGSLQSELGCAEDWDPACAATAMTDPDSDGLYTMTVLVPAGSWEIKVALDGGWAVSYGADGVQDGANIPLRLAADAELTLSWDVESHRLAVRSSALSGDYDPASDAALVADPAREGTDETFYFVLTDRFANGDPSNDSGGLVGGPEVTGLDPTDKGYYHGGDIAGIIENLDYIQSLGTTAIWLTPSFTNRPVQGTGDNASAGYHGYWITDFTSIDPHLGGNESLAALRDALHARGMRLYLDIITNHTADLIDYAEGQYSYVDTATVPYTDAAGQVVDISAAAGSADFPRLDPATSFPYTPVRTGDVVPDVLNDVSLYHNRGDSTWTGESVTMGDFVGLDDLMTEDPRVVAAFEDIYTAWMDFGVDGFRIDTVKHVNMEFWESWTATIDAHAAATNPDFFTFGEVYDADARKLSPYVRSTGMDATLDFAFQSAAVSFARGYSAQGLSGMFATDDYYTTPTTSAAGLPTFLGNHDMGRVGYLLAGGAVGPETLRRDALAHSLMFLTRGQPVVYYGDEQGFVGVGDGSDKNARQDVFATQVAEYAEQPLVDGTTAGSTDRYDTSSPLYQHISGLAALRAAHPALSTGSQIELYAEDGAGVYAFARVDRHEKVEHLVALNNADEERTVTLTTLTPGATYSSLYGDHAPVTADAQGEVTLTVPALGAVVLVADRTVAAGSPSVTLTGVEGAALSGASAEVAATTTPHRWAETSFSYRELGTQEWTALGTAEDTTPRVFADVSGLPAGTVLELRAVTTDAAGNRAADSALAVVGANLSGTAPDPDASVEVTVPGSHNAAMGCPGDWQPDCAAAALSLDPATGLYTGSFDLPAGTYEYKVAIGGSWEVNYGADGVADGPNITYTTAGGTVTFFYDPVTHLVWNDAGSAGPSAEPSATAAPSATAGATGTPTAAPSASAGPSAEPSATAGATGSPTGVPTAGATAAPSASADPGATGVPTAAATATVVVSVRPGSVSASSGPGATRGGLARTGPGTALLLVVAASLVAGGTIALRRRA